One genomic window of Gossypium hirsutum isolate 1008001.06 chromosome D11, Gossypium_hirsutum_v2.1, whole genome shotgun sequence includes the following:
- the LOC107913073 gene encoding GATA transcription factor 18, giving the protein MHRCSSSQGNMVGPCSCGLYHSQSNSSWLFSMPNHRSCDETNMYPFMPSSSSSVDCTLSLGTPSTRLCEDDDKHIRHERSNPCISNYCWDMLQNKSAPYSHQTTKASRGSNGNSSNGSGNDPLLARRCANCDTTSTPLWRNGPRGPKSLCNACGIRFKKEERRATAANANNSSSATASMLEQQHHGYQYHHNNSWVHQNQKMPCFSPLNEFRFIEDTDRDSDTGIPYLSWRLNVTDRPTSLVHDFTR; this is encoded by the exons ATGCACAGGTGCAGTAGCTCTCAGGGAAACATGGTGGGTCCATGTTCATGTGGCCTGTATCATAGCCAAAGCAACTCCTCGTGGCTATTTTCCATGCCGAACCACCGATCTTGCGATGAAACTAACATGTACCCTTTCATGCCCTCTTCATCTTCTTCCGTCGATTGCACTCTCTCTTTGGGAACTCCATCCACTCGTCTTTGTGAAGACGACGACAAGCATATCCGGCATGAACGTAGTAACCCTTGCATTTCCAACTATTGCTGGGACATGTTGCAGAACAAGAGCGCACCTTATTCACACCAAACCACCAAAGCTAGCCGTGGAAGCAATGGAAATAGCAGTAACGGCTCAGGCAACGATCCTCTATTAGCTCGCCGCTGCGCCAACTGCGACACTACTTCAACCCCACTTTGGAGGAACGGGCCGAGGGGTCCAAAG TCACTTTGCAATGCCTGCGGGATTCGattcaaaaaagaagaaagaagagctACAGCAGCAAATGCAAACAACTCATCGAGTGCAACAGCTTCAATGCTGGAACAGCAACACCATGGCTATCAGTATCACCACAACAATTCATGGGTTCATCAGAACCAAAAAATGCCATGTTTCTCGCCTCTTAATGAATTCAGGTTCATTGAAGATACTGATCGAGATTCTGATACTGGGATCCCCTACCTTTCTTGGAGACTCAACGTCACAGACAGGCCAACAAGCCTTGTCCATGACTTcacaagataa